The Podospora pseudopauciseta strain CBS 411.78 chromosome 2 map unlocalized CBS411.78m_2, whole genome shotgun sequence genome has a window encoding:
- a CDS encoding uncharacterized protein (EggNog:ENOG503NV94; COG:I) produces the protein MIHTGAGTESGRFGSTWIRAGSFHSCDVKPKSSFSRSCVGTMFGAARLILDAPLAAGAPTMLWIERHSAAVEQEEKGRSGCGGPGNNGGATRMLGSTFRPMAPWIAGWSNTRCRLGPVPVFPLTGNNKQIMAGYTPLTYQETLSLPSSSSSSSSSSSSSSSSSSSSSFDETEKFIPYLETHDPLFTLPPPSPLPPCHRPPRSLLKRTLIFLLPSFLQPGYVPPIPKSPTAYLDGIRGLAALFVFFCHYLYTCYTIATGYGYVPPPPSLDDSDGDFHNASSSGPYNESPFHSSTTTTTSLPPNPYTPDHLHPFKLPFIRLLYSGPPMVAVFFVISGYALSLKPLTLLASQNCSAFSTALSSLIFRRCLRLFLPPAISAFFIVILTRMGAYTAMCDFAHDEVYVRNVQETHYEALNSTAEQMLDWGKGVGEFVHVWDWEVAGGLTRMDVHLWTIPVEFRASMILFLVLVGTARVKRGVRRWAVGGGVVGYCFGSGRWEVVLFLWGMGLAERDVWSKDRKRKQGGGWGWVVVSLVGLWFMSQPDVGSERTPGWVTLTNMIPGWWEEEERYRYYQSLGAGLFVMAVGRCKGWQGFFAWGPVQYLGRISYAMYLMHGPVLHTFGYAVERFVWTRITGVETEGRYDLGFGLAALVIVPAVIWVSDIFWRGVDAPVVRFARWVEGVCSVKE, from the exons ATGATACACACAGGAGCGGGCACGGAGTCTGGGCGTTTTGGGAGCACATGGATTAGAGCCGGGAGTTTTCATAGCTGTGACGTTAAACCAAAAAGTAGTTTCTCCAGGAGTTGCGTAGGTACTATGTTTGGAGCAGCACGACTGATCCTAGACGCGCCTCTTGCTGCAGGCGCACCGACAAT GCTCTGGATCGAGCGGCACTCGGCGGCAGTGGAacaagaggagaaggggagatCGGGATGTGGGGGTCCGGGGAACAACGGTGGGGCGACCCGAATGCTTGGTTCAACGTTCAGGCCCATGGCCCCCTGGATTG CCGGCTGGTCAAATACTCGGTGCCGTCTGGGTCCTGTACCCGTTTTTCCCCTGACCGGAAACAACAAGCAAATCATGGCGGGATACACCCCCCTCACATACCAGGAAACCCTCAgcctcccttcttcttcttcttcttcttcttcctcttcatcctcttcatcctcctcctcatcatcatcatcatttgACGAAACAGAGAAGTTCATCCCCTACCTTGAAACACACgacccccttttcaccctcccgccaccatccccctTGCCTCCCTGTCACCGCCCACCACGCTCCCTTTTGAAACGCACCCTCATCTTCTTACTaccctccttcctccaacCAGGCTACGTCCCACCAATCCCCAAGTCTCCCACCGCCTACCTCGACGGCATCCGTGGCCTGGCCGCTTTAtttgtcttcttctgccaCTACCTCTACACCTGCTACACCATCGCCACCGGGTACGGGTATgtccccccacctccctccctcgaCGACAGCGACGGTGACTTCCACAAtgcatcctcctccggcccctACAACGAATCCCCCTTccacagcagcaccaccaccaccacctccctcccccccaacccctaCACACCagaccacctccaccctttCAAGCTCCCCTTCATCCGCCTTTTGTACTCCGGCCCCCCGATGGTGGCCGTGTTTTTCGTCATCTCGGGCTACGCTCTATCCCTCAAgcccctcaccctcctcgcctcccaaAACTGCTCGGCCTTCTCCACCGCCCTATCGAGCCTCATCTTCCGGCGCTGCCTCCGCCTGTTCCTCCCGCCGGCGATCTCCGCtttcttcatcgtcatcctcacccGGATGGGTGCCTACACCGCCATGTGTGACTTTGCGCACGATGAGGTCTACGTTCGGAATGTTCAAGAGACCCACTATGAGGCGCTGAACTCGACGGCAGAGCAGATGCTGGActggggaaagggggtgggggagttTGTGCATGTCTGGGATTGGGAGGTGGCGGGCGGGCTGACGAGGATGGATGTTCACCTCTGGACTATACCTGTCGAGTTTAGGGCTAGCAtgattttgtttttggtgcTCGTCGGGAcggcgagggtgaagaggggggtgaggcggTGGGctgtggggggaggggtggtggggtatTGTTTTGGGAGcgggaggtgggaggtggtgcttTTCTTGTGGGGGATGGGTTTGGCGGAGCGGGATGTGTGGAGCAAGGACAGGAAGAGAAAGcaaggaggggggtgggggtgggtggtggtgagtctggtggggttgtggttCATGAGCCAGCCTGATGTGGGGAGCGAGAGGACGCCTGGGTGGGTGACGCTTACGAACATGATaccggggtggtgggaggaggaggagaggtatAGGTACTACCAGAGCCTCGGGGCGGGGTTGTTTGTGATGGCTGTGGGGAGGTGTAAGGGGTGGCAGGGGTTTTTTGCCTGGGGACCGGTGCAGTATCTGGGACGGATTAGCTATGCGATGTACTTGATGCATGGGCCGGTGTTGCATACGTTTGGGTATGCTGTTGAGAGGTTTGTCTGGACAAGGATCACGGGGGTGGAGACGGAGGGGAGGTATGACCTGGGCTTTGGTCTGGCGGCTCTGGTCATTGTCCCGGCGGTGATCTGGGTGTCGGATATATtctggaggggggtggatgcCCCGGTCGTGAGGTTCGCGAGatgggtggaaggggtgtGTTCTGTCAAGGAGTGA
- the HEM2 gene encoding Aminolevulinate dehydratase (BUSCO:EOG092630N3; EggNog:ENOG503NU9P; COG:H): MSFSSLVQDLSLRDNGVARRRGDASVSTVNDTASRTSHISRAMSYASTTATSVSISGDISSQLHAGYSHPLARSWQAERQLTKSMLIYPLFVSDQDDEEVLIPSLPGQYRRGVNRLIPYLEPLVQKGLRSVILFGVPLRPGTKDALGTSADDPQGPVIRSIQLLRQRFPHLYIVADVCLCEYTSHGHCGILRDDGSLNNQLSVDRISDVAVSYARAGAHCVAPSDMNDGRIRAIKLKLIEEGIVHNVTLMSYAAKFSGCLYGPFRDAAGSAPSFGDRRCYQLPPGGRGLARRAIIRDISEGADIIMVKPASQYLDVISDAKELGKDLPIAAYQVSGEFAMIHAAAKAGVFDLKAMAFESTEGILRAGATIIISYFTPEFLDWLSN; the protein is encoded by the exons ATGTCTTTCTCTAGCCTCGTTCAGGACTTGTCCCTCCGCGACAACGGTGTAGCGCGCAGACGAGGTGACGCCTCCGTTTCGACCGTCAACGACACTGCTTCCCGCACATCGCACATCTCGAGAGCCATGTCGTACGCCAGCACTACTGCCACAAGTGTCAGCATCTCTGGTGATATCTCGAGTCAGCTGCATGCTGGTTACAGCCATCCTCTTGCGCGGTCATGGCAGGCCGAGCGCCAATTGACCAAG TCCATGCTCATCTACCCTCTTTTCGTGTCTGATcaagacgatgaggaggtgctTATTCCCTCTCTCCCGGGCCAATACCGCCGCGGTGTCAACAGGCTTATTCCGTACCTTGAGCCGCTCGTCCAGAAAGGTCTCCGTTCCGTCATTCTGTTCGGTGTGCCATTGAGACCAGGGACCAAGGACGCCCTTGGCACCTCCGCCGACGACCCGCAAGGTCCCGTCATTCGCAGCATCCAGCTTCTGCGCCAAAGATTCCCCCATCTTTATATCGTTGCCGATGTCTGCCTTTGCGAGTACACTTCCCATGGCCACTGCGGTATCTTGAGGGACGATGGCAGCCTGAACAACCAGCTGTCTGTTGACCGTATCTCCGACGTTGCGGTCTCGTACGCTCGGGCTGGCGCTCACTGCGTTGCGCCTTCAGACATGAACGACGGCCGCATCCGAGCCATCAAGCTCAAGCTGATTGAGGAGGGTATTGTGCACAATGTGACGCTCATGTCGTATGCTGCCAAATTTTCCGGATGTCTTTACGGACCCTTCCGCGATGCTGCTGGCTCGGCGCCCTCGTTTGGTGACCGCAGATGCTACCAGCTCCCCCCTGGAGGCCGTGGCCTCGCTCGTCGGGCCATCATCCGTGATATCAGCGAGGGAGCCGATATCATCATGGTCAAGCCGGCTTCTCAGTACCTGGACGTTATCAGCGATGCTAAGGAGCTCGGCAAGGACCTGCCCATTGCGGCCTACCAGGTCAGCGGCGAGTTTGCCATGATTCATGCGGCGGCCAAGGCTGGTGTTTTTGACCTCAAGGCCATGGCGTTTGAGAGCACAGAGGGCATTCTCAGGGCGGGAgcaaccatcatcatcagctaCTTCACACCAGAATTCCTGGACTGGCTGAGCAATTGA
- a CDS encoding uncharacterized protein (COG:S; EggNog:ENOG503P2ZV), with translation MARTGFIHHFGTFLLFSATVLLIITCISAPVVRSIALLKVELPGGGTNNGGFNFLPDLADGESGRNGNDPSVTFGVFGYCLNDVFRGQCPRRLGYSPLGIIQGLVGPNRGQSGNPNFSPEQTFGEFYSDNSVRTSRALTKAMVLHPIAAAFNFIAFILALGAGMVGSLLASLVAVLAFIITAVTCIIDFVLFGIVRSNLSNGWDSDDEDSLGLQVERVYYDNAAWMTLAAAVLSLVGAVVVFFSCCSGRIHKRRERKRAVKGEVPATDYGTPVAPRRRRWF, from the exons ATGGCCCGGACAGGCTTCATCCACCACTTTGGCACCTTCTTGCTGTTTTCAGCCACCGTCTTGCTGATCATCACCTGCATCTCGGCCCCAGTAGTCAGATCTATCGCTCTCCTCAAGGTCGAGCTCCCTGGCGGCGGGACCAACAATGGCGGGTTCAACTTCCTGCCCGATCTTGCTGATGGGGAGAGTGGACGGAACGGAAACGATCCCTCGGTTACgtttggtgtttttgggtATTGTTTGAATGATGTCTTTCG AGGCCAATgcccccgccgcctcggGTACTCCCCCCTCGGCATCATCCAGGGCCTCGTCGGCCCCAACCGTGGGCAGTCGGGCAAccccaacttctcccccgAGCAGACCTTTGGCGAGTTCTACTCTGACAACTCGGTGCGCACCTCGCGCGCGCTCACAAAGGCCATGGTCCTCCACCCCATCGCCGCGGCCTTCAACTTTATCGCTTTTATCCTTGCGCTGGGCGCGGGTATGGTTGGGTCGCTGCTGGCGTCTCTTGTTGCTGTCTTGGCCTTTATCATCACGGCTGTGACCTGCATCATTGACTTTGTCCTGTTTGGCATTGTGAGGAGCAATCTGAGCAATGGGTGGGATAGTGACGATGAGGATAGCTTGGGGTTgcaggtggagagggtttACTATGATAATGCTGCCTGGATGACGCTCGCGGCTGCGGTGTTGAGCTTGGtcggtgctgttgttgttttcttcAGCTGCTGCAGTGGAAGGATTCAtaagaggagggagaggaagagggctgtgaagggggaggtgccgGCTACTGATTATGGGACTCCTGTTGCGCCCAGGAGGCGGAGATGGTTCTAA
- a CDS encoding uncharacterized protein (COG:S; EggNog:ENOG503NYPR): MDPSYPPRPRPPLRSATSGSVSRISTVSDITDFDNFRDETGAVIPPRPSLVSLQSNDSLRQQFGKRPYGSADDVGHTYGGALTGWTSFMGNGGGAYEPVSSPTLIAPSRNAGPSFAQRQQQRRHDAIPEEEDGIDLGLMKSAAPLGGEEPPAPGPRVSRAPTFDVSSALGPATKADEEFWKAIQEQEAQGKLTGGLGKGIKAEATITEDYLLAITPVTERPPSRTFSVSRRSRRLSHTDTVKKMAQNEANKRGEVIEVVMTEDTSPQSKFDLSLVGGHDPNVEDEPGQFAMRQTTFPTNASKTEVFYPQPNWKPFSMRWPYLIWLIVVSIVMAVSVEILYRSSAQDALVKFQSPNDISTAQYFAVKFLPMAIAVTYGVMWQVTNFDVMRLEPFYQLSKEGGALADESINVEYLTQFVWLRPFRAIHCKHYAVAVSSTASLLANTLVPALGAASLIITPDRNTRLDRPHIEKSILIHHVWSRLLTTLLVIIAAFGCVLFYQLQTRRSGLLADVKGIAGLAAMATVSHILMDFKDMDVATHQDIHSKLKDHRYVLRNSSLAPDDTNPPSIQEREKYTKNHLSANPHPMMLRPAGAYPLISGIFAFIALIPIFLFTPATVLTDRAPWLITVLAVCIKLSWGALETDVRLMQPYYLLSQRHAPPKTLTLDYTAMPFGWVAIRGLINKHWLVFFVGFGTILTEILTVLVTSLATVEGRVFISSAPTAAATSSDLNAGQETIPSFWISFTLALLILLYMGVLSVVTHLKRRRVFLPRQPNTIASVLAYIHQSKMLYDFVGTAKFGNREMEGWLEGVGKRYGLGWFRGRDGQSHCGVDEEELVSEWRVGYDYSRATRPWEEEGRNWL, translated from the coding sequence ATGGATCCTTCCTACCCACCGAGACCAAGACCTCCACTCCGTTCTGCCACTTCAGGCTCTGTCAGTAGGATATCTACCGTGTCTGACATTACCGACTTTGACAACTTCCGCGACGAGACAGGGGCTGTAATCCCCCCACGGCCTTCTTTGGTGTCACTCCAGTCCAACGACAGCCTACGACAACAGTTTGGGAAACGACCCTATGGTTCTGCCGATGATGTTGGCCACACTTATGGGGGAGCCTTAACTGGATGGACGTCGTTCATGGGCAATGGAGGCGGCGCATATGAGCCAGTATCATCGCCCACCCTCATAGCACCATCTCGGAATGCCGGCCCCAGTTTTGCCCAGAGACAGCAACAACGACGCCACGATGCGATTccggaagaggaagacggtATTGACCTTGGGTTGATGAAGTCCGCTGCCCCGTTGGGAGGCGAGGAACCACCAGCACCCGGCCCACGAGTCTCTAGAGCACCAACGTTCGATGTTAGCAGCGCGCTGGGCCCTGCGACAAAAGCCGATGAAGAGTTCTGGAAAGCAATACAGGAGCAAGAGGCACAGGGGAAGTTGACGGGGGGCTTGGGGAAGGGCATCAAAGCGGAAGCGACAATCACGGAAGATTATTTGCTGGCAATAACTCCCGTGACGGAACGACCCCCGAGCCGCACATTCTCCGTCTCGAGACGCAGCAGGCGGCTATCTCACACTGACACAGTGAAGAAAATGGCACAGAATGAGGCCAACAAACGCGGAGAAGTAATCGAGGTGGTCATGACAGAGGACACCAGCCCTCAGTCCAAATTTGATCTCAGCCTGGTTGGTGGCCATGATCCGAACGTGGAGGACGAGCCAGGACAGTTTGCCATGAGGCAGACGACCTTTCCAACAAACGCCAGCAAAACAGAGGTCTTTTATCCACAGCCCAACTGGAAGCCATTTTCCATGAGATGGCCGTACTTGATATGGTTGATTGTGGTGTCCATTGTTATGGCCGTATCCGTGGAAATCCTCTACCGAAGCTCTGCCCAGGACGCCCTGGTCAAATTTCAATCACCCAACGATATCTCGACCGCCCAGTACTTTGCTGTCAAGTTTCTACCGATGGCCATTGCGGTCACATATGGTGTCATGTGGCAGGTTACCAACTTTGATGTCATGCGTCTTGAGCCGTTCTATCAGCTATccaaggaaggaggagcacTGGCGGACGAGTCCATCAACGTTGAGTATCTGACACAATTCGTCTGGCTGCGTCCATTTCGGGCCATCCACTGCAAACACTATGCTGTAGCTGTGTCCTCAACAGCCAGCTTGCTCGCCAACACATTGGTTCCTGCCCTTGGAGCCGCCTCTTTGATCATAACCCCTGACCGCAACACTCGTCTGGACCGCCCTCACATAGAAAAGAGCATCCTGATACACCACGTCTGGTCCCGTCTTTTGACAACCTTActcgtcatcatcgccgCCTTTGGGTGCGTCCTATTCTATCAGCTCCAAACCCGCCGATCTGGCCTATTAGCCGACGTCAAAGGCATCGCTGGcctcgccgccatggcaACAGTCAGCCACATCCTCATGGACTTCAAAGACATGGACGTAGCCACCCACCAAGACATTCACAGCAAACTAAAAGATCATCGCTACGTCCTCCgcaactcctccctcgccccagacgacaccaaccccccttccatccAAGAACGGGAAAAATACACCAAAAACCACCTCTCTGCTAATCCCCATCCCATGATGCTCCGCCCAGCCGGGGCATACCCCTTGATATCCGGCATCTTCGCCTTCATCGCCCTCATTCCCATattcctcttcacccccgcCACAGTCTTGACCGACCGCGCCCCCTGGTTAATAACCGTCTTGGCCGTGTGCATCAAGCTCTCCTGGGGAGCACTAGAGACAGACGTCCGCCTCATGCAACCATACTACCTCCTGTCCCAACGACACGCACCCCCAAAGACGCTAACGCTCGATTACACCGCCATGCCCTTTGGCTGGGTAGCCATCAGAGGCCTAATCAACAAACACTGGCTAGTCTTTTTCGTCGGCTTCGGCACAATCCTCACAGAGATCCTCACCGTGCTGGTAACCTCCCTAGCAACAGTCGAAGGCCGTGTtttcatctcctccgcccccacagccgccgccacctcgTCGGATCTCAACGCCGGACAGGAGACAATTCCATCTTTCTGGATAAGCTTCACGCTTGCTCTGTTGATTCTGTTGTATATGGGGGTGTTGAGCGTCGTTACCCATTTGAaacggaggagggtgttctTGCCGAGGCAGCCGAATACTATTGCGAGTGTGCTGGCTTACATACACCAGAGCAAGATGCTTTATGACTTTGTGGGGACGGCCAAGTTTGGGAatagggagatggaggggtggctggagggggtggggaagaggtATGGGCTGGGGTGGTTTAGGGGAAGGGATGGGCAGAGTCATtgtggggttgatgaggaggagctggtgagtGAGTGGAGGGTTGGGTATGATTACAGTCGGGCGACGAGgccttgggaggaggaggggaggaattGGTTGTAG